The following are encoded together in the Acaryochloris thomasi RCC1774 genome:
- a CDS encoding carboxynorspermidine decarboxylase, with protein MTQWLSRVQTPAYVADIEALKQNLAVAAHIKHETGCRILLATKSFAMFELFPLFAQGLDGTTASGLYEARLAHEHFHGEIHAYSPAYSDQEIRDLLPFCNHLYFNSLSQLERYGPLCRAAHGERSQLGLRVNPQLSLVKNNPDLYDPSAPGSRFGVFKESLTPEVLATVDALHVHNLCENMAEDSVRLIHHLMNVMPDALEAVETVNLGGGHYFTHPDYEVMALIEAINMLQARFNVNTILEPGGALTFNGGYLVASVLDIVDDRAVPIAILDVSPTCHMPDVLEMPYRPEVVGDSPQGRHRYVLAGKTCLSGDVVGTYAFDAPLQVGGKVVIKDMLQYTIVKTTTFNGMPLPDLGVLEEDGTYRVVHSFGYEDFKHRLSKMPMPLLTESTLQEFQTALHWPPFG; from the coding sequence TTGACTCAGTGGCTTAGTCGGGTACAAACCCCGGCCTATGTAGCCGATATCGAGGCACTTAAGCAGAACCTTGCTGTCGCTGCTCATATTAAGCACGAAACGGGGTGCCGAATTCTACTGGCAACTAAGTCCTTTGCTATGTTCGAGCTGTTCCCGCTTTTCGCACAGGGCTTGGATGGCACCACTGCTAGTGGTCTCTATGAGGCGCGACTAGCTCACGAGCATTTTCACGGTGAAATCCACGCGTATTCTCCGGCCTATAGTGATCAAGAAATCAGGGATCTACTGCCGTTTTGCAACCATCTGTACTTTAACTCTCTGTCTCAGCTTGAGCGCTATGGCCCCCTCTGTCGAGCTGCTCACGGTGAGCGATCACAACTGGGTCTGCGGGTAAATCCACAGCTTTCTCTGGTGAAGAATAATCCTGATCTCTATGACCCTTCTGCTCCGGGTTCTCGCTTTGGTGTCTTCAAGGAGAGTCTGACGCCTGAGGTCTTAGCGACGGTTGACGCGCTGCACGTGCATAATCTATGCGAAAACATGGCTGAAGATTCCGTGCGCCTCATTCATCACCTCATGAACGTGATGCCGGATGCGCTGGAGGCCGTGGAGACGGTTAATCTTGGGGGTGGTCACTATTTTACGCATCCTGACTACGAGGTCATGGCTCTTATTGAAGCAATCAATATGCTGCAGGCCCGCTTTAACGTCAACACTATCTTGGAACCGGGCGGAGCGTTGACCTTTAACGGCGGGTATCTGGTCGCCAGCGTTCTAGATATTGTTGATGATCGAGCAGTGCCCATTGCCATTTTGGATGTCTCTCCGACCTGCCATATGCCGGATGTACTGGAAATGCCGTATCGACCGGAGGTCGTAGGGGATAGTCCGCAGGGACGCCACCGCTACGTGCTAGCAGGGAAAACTTGTTTATCAGGGGATGTGGTGGGTACCTATGCTTTTGATGCTCCGCTGCAGGTGGGCGGGAAGGTGGTGATCAAAGATATGCTGCAGTACACGATCGTTAAGACGACCACGTTCAACGGTATGCCGCTACCCGATTTGGGGGTATTGGAGGAGGATGGTACCTATCGAGTGGTGCATTCCTTTGGGTATGAGGATTTTAAGCATCGGCTGTCTAAGATGCCTATGCCATTGCTTACTGAGAGTACGCTCCAAGAGTTTCAAACTGCTCTGCATTGGCCCCCGTTCGGCTGA
- a CDS encoding DUF998 domain-containing protein, with protein sequence MTLKYEQRQSSKLSLICGCIGLVGCIAAIATDFIGIIVVEKHNPISDTISSLAIEKAAWIQDTGLDLFAAGLIACAIALYAWHLGKTKWKAGTLMLALLGIDVLLIAEHNKYAGREDVSGAAIHIYCVYALGILFTLVPLLLAFGLRKVSRKWFRLSLGTAIAWGILSPIFFFIPTSWDGIYERFLSLIMIGWVAAISVLLFQRGQGVFDVSSK encoded by the coding sequence ATGACTCTAAAGTACGAGCAGCGACAAAGCTCGAAACTATCATTAATCTGCGGTTGCATTGGATTAGTGGGGTGTATCGCTGCGATCGCAACTGACTTCATCGGCATCATCGTGGTCGAAAAGCACAATCCGATTAGCGACACGATCAGCAGCCTCGCCATTGAGAAAGCCGCCTGGATTCAGGATACGGGTCTAGACTTATTCGCAGCGGGACTGATTGCCTGTGCGATCGCGCTTTACGCTTGGCACCTCGGTAAAACCAAATGGAAAGCAGGAACGTTGATGCTGGCGCTGTTAGGCATTGATGTCTTGCTCATTGCTGAGCACAACAAGTACGCGGGCAGAGAAGATGTGAGCGGAGCTGCCATTCATATCTATTGTGTATACGCTCTGGGTATCTTGTTTACGTTGGTACCACTTCTGCTTGCATTCGGGCTACGCAAAGTCAGCCGCAAGTGGTTTCGCTTGAGTTTAGGAACTGCGATCGCATGGGGTATTCTCTCCCCTATCTTTTTCTTCATTCCAACGAGCTGGGATGGTATCTACGAGCGCTTCCTTTCCTTGATCATGATTGGCTGGGTTGCCGCCATCTCTGTCCTGCTATTTCAGCGTGGACAGGGTGTATTTGACGTCAGTTCAAAGTGA
- a CDS encoding metallophosphoesterase, producing the protein MKSLKWFLLGPLGLLCLLVLWGLIEPHFLNVEEETAVIPNLPKAWEGQKIGQLSDFQVGLWADNPDTGHRGVKKLIEVQPAAVFISGDFIYHAKPDPAAEIEEAVSIVRPLVEAGIPTYAVLGNHDYGMSSKKAPPDTELASNLETELETAGIVVLKNESTQMRLPNSDEPLYLAAVGSLWAKQDDVSKTLEGIPANSPRVVMMHNPDTFELFPANSAPLAVAGHTHGGQMRLPASPQWSWLRFTQDDKVYADGWAKGYGKPGNNLYVNIGIGMSMVPIRIFCPPELTIFTLRSS; encoded by the coding sequence ATGAAAAGCCTCAAGTGGTTTTTGCTTGGACCGTTAGGACTCCTCTGTTTATTGGTGCTGTGGGGCCTGATTGAACCTCACTTCCTCAATGTGGAAGAAGAGACAGCCGTCATTCCTAATCTACCAAAGGCATGGGAAGGACAAAAAATTGGTCAGCTTTCGGATTTTCAGGTTGGGCTGTGGGCTGACAACCCTGATACCGGGCATCGAGGAGTCAAGAAGCTCATAGAAGTTCAGCCAGCGGCAGTTTTCATTAGTGGAGACTTTATCTATCATGCTAAGCCTGACCCCGCCGCCGAGATTGAAGAAGCAGTCAGTATTGTCAGGCCATTGGTCGAAGCGGGCATCCCGACCTACGCAGTGCTAGGAAACCATGACTACGGTATGAGCAGCAAGAAAGCGCCTCCTGACACAGAGCTTGCGAGCAATCTAGAAACGGAGCTAGAAACGGCTGGTATTGTTGTTCTTAAAAATGAATCGACTCAAATGCGGTTACCCAACAGCGATGAGCCGTTGTATTTAGCCGCGGTTGGTTCACTGTGGGCCAAGCAGGATGATGTCAGCAAGACTCTAGAGGGAATTCCTGCCAATAGTCCTAGAGTTGTCATGATGCATAATCCCGATACATTCGAGCTATTTCCGGCCAACTCAGCCCCCCTTGCGGTCGCGGGCCATACCCACGGCGGACAGATGCGTCTTCCTGCCTCACCTCAATGGTCGTGGCTAAGATTCACGCAAGACGACAAAGTCTATGCTGATGGTTGGGCCAAGGGATATGGCAAACCCGGCAACAATCTCTATGTCAATATTGGCATTGGGATGAGCATGGTTCCAATACGGATATTCTGCCCTCCAGAACTGACGATCTTTACACTACGATCTTCGTGA
- a CDS encoding DUF3611 family protein, with product MQNTVPSRKQFSGPFRWLSRISFWFHLVLGGSSVVLLAIAGLSRGFSAQTRNPLIGVGILCAVCALLVLGFRTYWAFRYTRLAKQLRATNADLRPQRGEIVKVLQTGLAMSFVGMLLAFLASEATAVAVLGKTLAQPQGVAMYTPQAIVRSLDILLVLANINILGAHLLGSLNSLGLLHWITE from the coding sequence ATGCAGAATACTGTCCCCAGCCGTAAACAGTTTTCTGGCCCGTTTCGATGGTTGAGCCGCATTAGCTTTTGGTTCCACCTCGTTTTGGGGGGTAGTTCTGTGGTTTTGCTGGCGATCGCAGGACTGAGTCGTGGCTTTAGTGCTCAGACACGGAATCCCCTTATTGGTGTCGGCATTCTCTGTGCTGTTTGTGCGCTGCTAGTACTAGGATTCAGAACCTACTGGGCATTTCGATACACCCGTCTAGCGAAGCAACTACGAGCGACCAATGCTGATCTGCGCCCTCAGCGAGGAGAAATCGTAAAGGTACTGCAAACGGGCCTAGCGATGAGTTTTGTAGGAATGCTGCTGGCGTTTCTGGCCTCTGAAGCAACGGCTGTTGCAGTTCTGGGTAAAACGCTGGCTCAGCCCCAGGGTGTTGCGATGTATACCCCACAAGCAATTGTGCGATCGCTCGACATCTTGCTGGTACTGGCAAATATCAATATTCTCGGCGCTCACTTACTGGGGAGCCTCAACTCGCTGGGATTACTGCACTGGATTACAGAGTAG
- a CDS encoding RnfABCDGE type electron transport complex subunit D yields the protein MLQDARDYQILFLSLFLGLGIFTRDWTLQPLIIGVAIATSLTVQLLASLYIHRRIKPAASFDPALRSALITALGLSLLLRTGHWTTMALAATLAILSKFILRVNHKHFFNPANFGIIAVLLFTQDAWVSPGQWGEVGWYGLLFVGAGGIVLKRVGRWDTTAVFLSTYTLLGAIRNLWLGWSWDVLTHQLMSGSLLLFALFMLTDPRSIPDARSGRVVWGVAISLLTFVLQSYFSVTTAIFWALFALAPLTILLDGQWLAPRFCWEGKIEHHY from the coding sequence ATGCTGCAGGATGCCCGAGACTACCAGATTCTCTTCCTCTCCTTATTCTTGGGCCTGGGAATCTTCACAAGAGATTGGACGCTGCAGCCGCTGATCATTGGGGTTGCGATCGCAACCTCTCTCACGGTTCAACTGCTCGCTTCACTTTATATACATCGACGTATAAAACCAGCAGCCAGCTTTGACCCTGCTCTCAGGAGTGCCTTAATCACAGCCCTCGGCCTGAGTCTCTTACTACGGACGGGCCACTGGACCACCATGGCACTAGCGGCCACCCTAGCGATTTTGAGCAAGTTCATTCTACGCGTCAACCACAAGCATTTCTTCAACCCGGCCAATTTTGGCATCATTGCCGTGCTGCTGTTCACGCAGGACGCCTGGGTGTCACCGGGCCAGTGGGGTGAAGTAGGCTGGTACGGTTTATTATTCGTAGGTGCAGGCGGCATTGTCTTAAAGCGCGTCGGAAGATGGGACACCACCGCTGTGTTTCTGAGCACCTATACGCTGTTAGGAGCAATCCGCAATCTATGGCTGGGCTGGAGCTGGGATGTTTTGACCCATCAGCTTATGAGCGGTTCACTGCTGTTGTTTGCGCTGTTTATGCTGACCGACCCGCGTTCAATTCCCGATGCCAGGAGTGGAAGAGTTGTTTGGGGCGTTGCGATCTCACTGCTCACCTTTGTTTTACAGAGTTATTTTTCAGTCACCACCGCTATCTTCTGGGCATTGTTTGCTCTGGCACCACTGACTATACTGCTAGACGGACAATGGTTAGCCCCCAGATTCTGCTGGGAAGGAAAGATAGAACATCATTACTAA
- a CDS encoding sigma-70 family RNA polymerase sigma factor, with protein MEANLYGKIVGLAVRLRSPRRDWPRQRQEQLNVTDADLIEKLQAGDTDALGDIYDRYSPLVYGLSLRMLGNRQEAEDLTHEIFLKLYQGGRYNHQRGTLGSYLMTLTRSRAIDRLRSHSNRRQILNRWQQDLCQTRIKLPAEQASLLERQAQVRLALSQLSEMQRQVLELSYYEGLSQSEIAKRLQKPLGTVKSWARKGLLQLRNQLKDESDDV; from the coding sequence ATGGAAGCTAATCTCTATGGAAAGATTGTAGGGCTTGCCGTCCGGCTGCGATCTCCGCGCCGTGATTGGCCCAGGCAGAGGCAGGAGCAGCTGAATGTGACCGATGCGGACCTAATTGAGAAGCTACAGGCCGGAGACACCGATGCTCTGGGGGATATCTACGATCGCTATTCCCCTTTAGTGTATGGGCTCTCGTTGCGGATGCTAGGCAATCGTCAAGAGGCTGAGGATTTGACCCACGAGATTTTCCTGAAGCTCTACCAAGGGGGTCGCTATAATCACCAGCGCGGAACCTTGGGTAGCTATCTGATGACGTTGACCCGATCTCGAGCGATTGATCGGTTGCGATCGCACAGTAACCGTCGTCAAATCTTGAACCGCTGGCAGCAGGATCTATGCCAGACGCGCATCAAACTTCCTGCTGAGCAGGCCTCTCTACTGGAGCGCCAAGCACAGGTCAGGCTGGCGCTATCGCAGCTTTCTGAGATGCAGCGTCAAGTTTTAGAACTCAGTTACTACGAAGGGCTGAGCCAATCTGAGATTGCTAAACGACTTCAGAAGCCGCTGGGCACCGTGAAGAGCTGGGCTAGGAAAGGGTTATTGCAGTTGCGCAATCAGTTAAAGGATGAGTCCGACGATGTTTGA
- a CDS encoding sulfite exporter TauE/SafE family protein, translated as MEPLSLGLFAGLGITAGVMAGLLGIGGGMLIVPGLFYLFGVIHLPEASLMHMAAGTSMCVMIFTASSSTWAHHTKGHIQWSIFRSVIAWIGLGVVVGNLLSNRLPTDLLELIFGVFLLAIAFKIFLGKQKSNEESEAVQAPSFAATSGIGMVIGFKSGILGIGGGALSVPFLLYCGLPMPKASGTSASFTLPIAITGTLSFMLLSGNTELIPWSTGYIYWPAVALIAPLTMLGAPIGAQLSRIVPADKLRTIFACLLLFISIKMLWGTSYINFGGPALVH; from the coding sequence ATGGAACCTTTAAGTCTAGGATTATTTGCCGGTCTAGGCATTACCGCAGGCGTAATGGCGGGCCTCCTTGGAATTGGGGGCGGGATGTTGATTGTACCGGGGTTGTTTTATTTATTTGGGGTGATTCATCTGCCTGAAGCATCCCTCATGCACATGGCAGCGGGAACCTCGATGTGTGTCATGATTTTCACCGCATCGTCTTCAACGTGGGCACACCACACAAAAGGACATATCCAGTGGTCCATTTTTCGCAGCGTCATTGCCTGGATTGGATTGGGGGTCGTGGTGGGAAATTTGCTGTCCAATCGGCTGCCAACGGATCTGCTTGAGCTGATTTTCGGGGTGTTTTTACTTGCGATCGCATTCAAAATTTTCTTAGGCAAGCAGAAGTCTAACGAAGAAAGTGAAGCGGTTCAGGCCCCAAGTTTTGCGGCGACCAGCGGGATAGGGATGGTGATTGGCTTTAAGTCAGGCATCCTGGGCATTGGCGGCGGCGCTTTGAGCGTCCCGTTTTTGCTGTACTGTGGCTTACCAATGCCGAAAGCTAGCGGCACTTCAGCCTCCTTTACACTCCCCATTGCCATCACCGGGACGCTCTCGTTTATGCTCTTGAGCGGTAACACAGAGCTAATTCCTTGGTCCACAGGATATATTTATTGGCCAGCCGTGGCCCTGATCGCCCCATTAACAATGCTGGGTGCCCCCATCGGCGCTCAGCTCTCTCGCATCGTACCTGCCGATAAATTACGCACGATCTTTGCTTGCTTGCTCCTATTCATCAGCATAAAAATGCTCTGGGGAACCAGCTACATCAACTTCGGCGGCCCTGCGCTTGTCCACTAA
- a CDS encoding HAD-IIB family hydrolase encodes MVSANVSSNEQARRLLVATDLDATLLDHQTYSYRAALPAIEQLKAQDCPIIFNSSKTQAEQAVLRDALDIQDPFIIENGSAVVIPSGQLEHPAHALTAQIKVFGPPYAELTAQLDRIRQQHGFCFRGFADLSAETIAEMTGLSVPEATAAKQRSGSEPLYWDDSESAYDAFVDALAELGLQTTQGGRFRHVMAKTDKGMALKWLLDRYRAVLPHLDWTVVALGDSPNDLPMLQAADIGVLIPNPHRAKFEIPNIPHLVTPTQSGPVGWSEAIFSIIQGPLKKNID; translated from the coding sequence ATGGTGTCTGCAAACGTGTCTTCTAATGAACAAGCCCGCCGTCTGTTAGTTGCAACTGACTTAGATGCGACGTTACTCGATCATCAAACCTACAGCTATCGTGCAGCCCTGCCCGCCATTGAGCAGCTCAAGGCTCAGGACTGTCCCATTATTTTTAACTCCAGTAAGACTCAAGCAGAGCAGGCTGTTCTACGAGATGCTCTCGATATTCAAGATCCATTCATTATTGAAAATGGGTCTGCCGTCGTCATTCCGTCCGGCCAGCTCGAACATCCAGCCCATGCCCTGACGGCCCAGATCAAGGTTTTCGGCCCCCCCTATGCTGAGCTGACGGCGCAACTCGATCGCATACGCCAGCAGCATGGGTTTTGCTTTCGGGGGTTCGCAGACCTGAGTGCAGAGACCATTGCTGAGATGACGGGACTTTCCGTGCCCGAAGCGACAGCGGCCAAGCAACGCTCTGGTTCCGAGCCGCTGTACTGGGACGATAGTGAATCCGCTTATGATGCTTTTGTCGATGCTCTTGCTGAGCTGGGGCTGCAAACAACGCAGGGGGGACGGTTTCGGCACGTTATGGCTAAGACAGATAAGGGAATGGCTTTGAAGTGGCTCTTAGACCGCTATCGGGCTGTTCTCCCGCACCTAGACTGGACTGTGGTGGCCCTGGGCGATAGTCCTAATGATCTGCCGATGCTGCAGGCTGCTGATATTGGCGTCTTGATTCCTAACCCGCATCGCGCGAAGTTCGAGATTCCCAATATCCCCCATTTGGTGACGCCAACGCAGTCGGGGCCGGTGGGCTGGTCAGAGGCGATTTTTTCTATTATTCAAGGGCCGTTGAAAAAAAATATAGATTAG
- a CDS encoding glycosyl transferase yields MADLFQHGAIATLHNLTDRPTEALEADLLKFSKQRPLGLILPTLFSELESDALQHIVEELRQVPYLSEIIIGLDCANAEQWRYAHQYFSKLPQHHRILWHDGPRLQALDQELAVQELAPLARGKGRNVWYCLGYMMASQRSGAIALHDCDITTYDRSMLARLLYPVANPQFDYRFCKGYYARVSENQLKGRVTRLLVTPLLRALKLTLGTTDYLDFLDSFRYPLSGEFALRTLIVPGLRIPSDWGLEIGILSEIQRNHAHHRVCQSEILDIYDHKHKELSGGDRAAGLSKMSMDITKALFRKLAIHGHILTKETFRTIKATYYRTALDLVAVYQNDALINALDFDRHAEERAVEVFAECIMEAGDVYMSNPKETPFIHCWERIQSAFPDFLTRFTKAVELDNMETEL; encoded by the coding sequence ATGGCCGACCTCTTTCAGCATGGTGCGATCGCAACCCTTCACAACCTTACCGATCGCCCCACCGAAGCTTTAGAAGCTGACCTACTCAAATTTTCTAAACAGCGTCCTCTGGGTTTGATATTGCCAACCCTATTCTCAGAGCTAGAGTCCGACGCCCTGCAGCATATTGTCGAAGAACTCCGGCAGGTGCCCTATCTGTCTGAGATTATTATTGGCCTAGACTGCGCCAATGCCGAACAGTGGCGCTATGCTCACCAGTACTTTTCCAAACTGCCCCAGCACCATCGAATTTTGTGGCATGATGGTCCCCGCCTGCAGGCCCTTGACCAAGAACTGGCCGTCCAGGAACTTGCGCCCTTGGCCCGAGGTAAAGGCCGTAATGTTTGGTATTGTCTCGGCTATATGATGGCCTCTCAGCGCAGTGGGGCCATTGCCCTGCATGACTGCGACATTACCACCTACGACCGCAGTATGTTGGCCCGCCTCCTGTATCCGGTGGCGAACCCGCAATTCGACTATCGATTCTGTAAAGGCTACTATGCCCGCGTCAGCGAGAATCAGCTCAAGGGGCGAGTGACACGGCTGCTGGTGACCCCGTTATTGCGGGCTCTAAAGCTAACCCTCGGCACCACAGACTATCTCGACTTTCTTGATAGCTTTCGGTATCCACTCTCAGGGGAGTTTGCACTCCGAACTCTGATTGTGCCAGGTTTGCGGATTCCCAGTGATTGGGGTCTAGAAATCGGCATCCTCTCCGAGATTCAGCGGAACCATGCCCACCACCGGGTTTGCCAGAGCGAGATTCTGGATATTTATGATCATAAACACAAAGAACTCTCGGGCGGGGACCGAGCGGCAGGTCTCTCTAAGATGAGCATGGACATCACCAAGGCGCTGTTTCGGAAGCTAGCTATTCACGGCCACATCCTCACAAAAGAGACCTTTCGCACCATTAAGGCAACCTACTATCGCACGGCTCTGGATTTAGTGGCGGTGTATCAAAATGACGCTCTGATTAATGCTCTTGACTTCGATCGCCATGCTGAGGAGCGCGCCGTGGAAGTCTTTGCCGAATGCATCATGGAAGCGGGTGATGTGTATATGTCAAACCCAAAGGAGACCCCATTTATCCACTGTTGGGAACGGATTCAGAGCGCTTTCCCCGACTTCCTCACTAGATTTACGAAAGCTGTCGAACTAGACAATATGGAAACTGAGCTTTGA
- the hemH gene encoding ferrochelatase, with translation MSRVGVLLLNLGGPEQLEDVRPFLYNLFSDPEILRLPVQGLQKAFAWFISTLRASTSQENYRRIGGGSPLRRITEAQAKALQDDLKSKGQEAKIYIGMRYWHPFTDDAIANIKKDGIEELIILPLYPQFSISTSGSSFRLLEKLWTDDPDLQNIKYSVIPSWYDHPGYIASMSNLLKEELDQFENPDDVTVFFSAHGVPKSYVEEDGDPYQKEIESSTKLIMQTLQRPNPSVLAYQSRVGPKEWLQPYTDEVIVEIAEQGVKRMVVVPISFISEHIETLQEIDMEYRELALESGVEEFRRVPAPNIEPTFISALSNLVLNALAKPALDFSQVMHPAKQVKIYPQEQRAWGMTRAAERWNGRVAMVGFIGLIVELVSGHGPLHLIGLL, from the coding sequence ATGAGCCGTGTCGGGGTTTTACTACTCAATTTAGGAGGCCCAGAGCAATTAGAGGATGTTCGTCCATTCCTCTACAATCTGTTCTCTGACCCCGAAATTCTCAGGCTGCCGGTCCAGGGTTTGCAGAAGGCTTTTGCTTGGTTTATTTCAACCCTGCGGGCCAGCACATCCCAAGAGAACTATCGGCGCATTGGAGGGGGTTCACCGCTGCGTCGCATCACAGAAGCGCAGGCCAAGGCGTTGCAGGACGATCTTAAGAGCAAGGGACAAGAGGCCAAAATCTATATTGGAATGCGGTATTGGCATCCGTTTACAGATGATGCGATCGCAAATATCAAAAAAGATGGCATCGAAGAGCTAATTATTCTGCCGCTCTATCCGCAATTCTCGATTAGCACTAGCGGGTCTAGCTTTCGGCTCCTTGAAAAGCTATGGACTGACGATCCAGATCTGCAAAATATCAAATACAGCGTGATTCCATCTTGGTATGACCATCCAGGTTATATCGCATCAATGTCGAATCTTCTGAAGGAAGAACTCGATCAGTTTGAAAACCCCGATGATGTGACCGTATTTTTTAGCGCCCATGGTGTCCCAAAAAGCTATGTCGAAGAAGATGGTGATCCCTATCAGAAAGAGATTGAGAGCAGTACAAAGCTAATTATGCAGACGCTGCAGCGGCCCAATCCCTCTGTGTTGGCTTACCAGAGTCGAGTCGGTCCAAAAGAATGGCTGCAGCCCTACACCGACGAAGTGATCGTAGAGATCGCAGAGCAGGGCGTGAAGCGAATGGTAGTGGTGCCGATCAGCTTTATTTCTGAGCACATCGAGACGCTGCAGGAAATTGATATGGAGTACCGGGAGCTAGCTTTAGAATCTGGTGTTGAAGAATTTAGACGGGTACCGGCTCCTAACATTGAACCTACATTTATTAGTGCACTCAGTAACTTGGTGCTTAACGCGCTAGCAAAACCTGCGCTCGACTTTTCACAGGTGATGCATCCAGCCAAACAGGTCAAGATCTATCCGCAGGAGCAACGAGCTTGGGGAATGACAAGAGCTGCCGAACGCTGGAACGGCCGTGTCGCAATGGTGGGCTTTATTGGCCTGATCGTGGAACTTGTGAGTGGCCACGGCCCCCTGCATCTGATTGGGCTGCTGTAA
- a CDS encoding diflavin flavoprotein: protein MVALNENRPATQNRLTTQAQEIAADTTVLRSLDWDRDRFDIEFGLQNGTTYNSYLIRGEKTALVDTSHEKFRDLYLKLLKQEIDPADIDYLVISHTEPDHSGLVPDILALAPDATVVGAKVALKFLEDLVNQPFPQQVVKSGEQLDLGNGHVLEFINAPNLHWPDTIFTYDHASGILYTCDAFGAHYCKDDVFDEDLEDLSPDYRFYYECLMAPNARSVLSAMKRMDKLEGEVETIATGHGPLLRHNLTELTGRYREWSQAKAKAEKTAAVFYISDYGYSDRISQAIARGISKTGVAVEMMDLKAADAQEIQELASHVSAIAITPPPASGPHATKVQAGLATILAAANNKQIVGVFESYGGDDQPIDPIVTQFRDLGLKEGFPSVRVKDTPGEGIYQQCEESGTDLGQKLTLKDNIKKVKAIDNDLEKALGRISGGLYIITAQKGKLTGAMLASWVAQASFDPPGFTVAVAKDRAIESLMQVGDSFVLNILEADNYSHLMSHFLKRFPPGADRFAGVKTREAENGSPILGDALAYLECEVVSRMECSDHWLVYSQVKAGKVSNLDSLTAVHHRQVGTYY, encoded by the coding sequence ATGGTTGCGCTGAACGAAAATCGCCCTGCAACTCAGAATCGACTCACGACTCAAGCTCAAGAGATTGCGGCTGACACCACGGTGCTGCGCTCGTTAGACTGGGACCGCGATCGCTTCGATATCGAATTTGGCCTCCAGAACGGAACAACATATAACTCGTATCTGATTCGAGGGGAGAAAACTGCACTGGTTGATACCTCTCATGAAAAATTCCGCGATCTGTATCTGAAGCTTCTCAAGCAAGAAATTGATCCGGCTGACATTGACTACCTTGTGATCAGCCACACCGAACCCGATCACAGCGGTCTCGTTCCAGATATTTTGGCGCTGGCTCCCGACGCCACGGTTGTAGGTGCAAAGGTAGCGCTCAAGTTCCTTGAAGACCTCGTGAACCAGCCTTTCCCTCAGCAGGTTGTCAAAAGCGGCGAACAGCTCGATCTTGGCAACGGTCACGTTCTAGAATTCATCAACGCCCCCAACCTCCACTGGCCGGATACCATTTTTACCTACGATCATGCGTCCGGGATTCTATACACCTGTGATGCTTTCGGTGCCCACTACTGCAAAGATGATGTCTTTGATGAAGATTTAGAAGATCTATCGCCGGACTATCGTTTCTACTATGAGTGCCTGATGGCTCCCAATGCTCGCTCGGTGCTGTCTGCCATGAAGCGGATGGACAAGCTAGAGGGAGAAGTTGAAACCATCGCCACAGGACATGGCCCCCTGCTGCGCCACAATCTGACGGAATTAACCGGGCGATATCGTGAGTGGAGTCAGGCTAAAGCCAAGGCCGAAAAGACCGCTGCTGTTTTCTACATTTCAGACTATGGGTATAGCGATCGCATCTCCCAGGCCATCGCTCGAGGGATCTCAAAAACCGGCGTCGCTGTTGAAATGATGGACCTCAAGGCCGCAGATGCGCAGGAGATTCAAGAACTTGCGAGTCACGTTTCTGCGATTGCCATTACGCCACCGCCTGCTTCTGGTCCCCATGCCACAAAGGTGCAAGCTGGCCTTGCCACTATTCTGGCCGCAGCTAACAACAAACAAATCGTCGGCGTCTTTGAATCCTATGGCGGTGATGATCAGCCGATTGATCCGATCGTGACCCAGTTCCGTGACCTGGGCCTTAAAGAAGGATTTCCGAGTGTTCGCGTTAAAGATACGCCCGGTGAAGGTATCTATCAGCAGTGCGAAGAATCAGGGACTGACCTAGGTCAAAAGCTAACGCTCAAGGATAATATCAAGAAGGTCAAGGCCATTGATAACGACCTAGAGAAGGCGCTAGGCCGGATTAGCGGCGGCTTGTATATTATCACCGCCCAGAAAGGCAAGCTGACGGGGGCGATGTTGGCTTCATGGGTGGCTCAGGCCAGCTTTGACCCGCCAGGGTTTACGGTGGCCGTCGCAAAAGATCGCGCCATTGAATCATTGATGCAGGTGGGTGACAGCTTTGTTCTCAATATTTTGGAAGCTGATAATTATTCACACTTGATGAGTCACTTTCTGAAGCGATTTCCGCCCGGTGCCGATCGCTTTGCGGGGGTGAAAACCCGCGAGGCCGAAAATGGGTCTCCGATTTTGGGTGATGCTTTGGCTTACTTAGAATGTGAAGTTGTGAGCCGCATGGAATGTAGCGATCACTGGCTAGTTTACAGTCAGGTCAAAGCGGGCAAGGTCTCTAATCTAGATAGCCTTACGGCTGTACATCACCGACAGGTCGGAACTTACTACTAG